A stretch of DNA from Rheinheimera sp. MMS21-TC3:
ACGATACACGCTATGAAACGTGGGAGTATCACGGACCTATTCCTTATTCAGTGCTGTTTGATTTAGGTGTTATTGATCTGCCATCTGATGAAAAAGAAGCGCAACTATTTATTCAAGACATGATGCACGAAGAAGTAATGGCAACCGTGTTTTATTGCGGTGGCATTGTGCTGGGTGCAAAGTTGCACATGATGCACTACGAAAATTACATGCCTTACCGAGTGTGGAATTGGGAGCAAGACGACAGTTGTATTTTTGGTTACGGCTTACCGCGCATTGTGCGTGACGAGCAGCGGATCATTAATAGCACTTGGCGCATGATATTGGATAACGGCAGCATAACAGCTGGTCCGCAAGTGATATTTGATAACAAATACATTCGACCCGCAAATGGTGACGCAACGATAGAGCCGTTTAAGCAGTGGCACCTATTAAAACCAGTGGACGATGTTCGAAAAGTTTTCTCTACGATTGAATTTAATAGCCATTTACCTGAACTGCAGGGCATTTACAGCATGGCTAGGCAGATGATGGATGAAGTTTCCGGCGTGCCAATGCTTAACCAAGGCGAGCAAGGCCAGTCTACGCAAACGCTGGGCGGCATGAGCATGCTAATGAATGCAGCTAATGCGGTACGACGCAGACAGATTAAGCAGTGGGACGACAATATTACAGCGCCACTCATTACTGACTTCTACGCTTGGAATATGGAGTACGAAGAAGATAATGACGTAAAAGGCGACTATCAAGTTGATGCCCGTGGCACTAGCGCATTACTGGTGCGCGAAACGCAAGCCGTTGCATTAACTAATTACCTAAGCATGGCAGGTAGTAATCCTGTGTTCGCGCCAGTTATCCAGCTTAAGGCAATTGAAAACCTACGCCAGTGGGTGAAGCTGCAAGGCTTGCCAGCAGACTTAGTGCCAACTAATGAAGAACTAGAAGCCTACCAGCAGCAGCAAGCAGAGCAGCAAGGCGAGCAGCCACAAGATACCGCCATTGCCGTTGAGCAACTGCGTATACAGCAGATGCAAGCTAAGCAAGAATTTGAGATGCAGATGTTCCAGCGCAAAGCTGAATTAGACATGCAAGAAAATGAAGCTAGCCGAAACTTAAAGGCGCAGCAAATGCAAGCAGATCTAATGGCCAATGCTAGCAAAGAGCGCATAGAAATAATGAAGCTTGAGCAAACCGGCAAAGTGAATACTGAAAAACTATTGGTCGAACTGAAAAAAGTGCAGATGCAAACTGATAAAGAAATGCAGCAGTTTATGACTGAGCTAAAACTTAAACAAGTAACGGGTAATTACCGTGCTAACGATGGGTTGGCACAATAATGATTATTGATACCCGTACCTGGGAAGCCATCACAGCATTACTTGAGTCAGACAGGCAAGATGCTATTCAGCGGCTTATACATTCAGACAGCGACCAAGCCAGAGGCGTGATTAAATTTATTGACGAGATACTAGAGCGCTACCCGTTTGAGCTTAAAAGCAAACCAGATTAACCCCGCTTAGCGCCCGCTAACCGGAGTACCAGAACCCACACATTGTTGTGGGTTTTTTTATGACTGCGATTTAGGTCGCACTCAACCAGCGAGAAAACCCATGACGATTGAAAACGAAAACCCGCATTCAGACTCGCAAGATGATGAAGCGGTCAGCATGTTTAATCAGTTAACTGAACAAGACTCTAATAATGACTCTGATTCGGATGATGAAATGCTGGATCAGGAGAATGACACTGGCATGGACGACGGCGGTGATGATGGTCAAGACGACGGTGAGCAAGAAGCAGATCCGTGGGCTAATGCACCTGAGACACTACGCCAACAGTTTCAACAACTCCAACAAAGTCACCAGCAGCTTAACGCTAACTATAACGCAACCGTAGGACGGTTAGCCCCAACGCAACGGGAGCTAGAAGCCTTGCGCAAGCAAATGGCCGAGCGTGAAAAGCAAAATGGTGGCGCTGATGAAAACTCAGATATGCCAAGTGCAGAGGACTTAAAGGGTAAGTCTTTTTCAGAAGTTGAAGAAGAATGGCCAGAAGTCGCAGAGTTTTTAAAGCATCAAATCCAACAAGCTAAGCAAGAAATCACGCAGCAGCTTACGCCATTGCAGCAGCGTTATGAACTGCAGCAGCAGCAAGAGCAGCAGCAGCAGCAACAGGCAATTATTCAGCAAGAGTATAACCGGCTTGCACAAGCACACCCTGATTATCAACAGGTGGTAAGCAACCCGGCATTTAACCAATGGCTGAGTAAACAACCGCCAGCACTGCAGAAAATAGCGCAAAGCGATAGCGCAGATGATGCCAAGTTTGTGTTGGACCAATACAAAGGCGCAAGCGGTAAGTCTAGCCGCAACAAGCGCAACAACCTTGCAGACCATGTATCACCGCCCCGCCAGGGTGCCGGTCGTGCAGCTACGTCGCAAATCTCAGACGACATTGATCCAGTCGATTTATACAACCGATTAAATCCTAGTTAATTAAGGAGCCTATCATGGCTAATAAATATGGCGACATTCCAGTCGCAGCTGGCGTTAAAGCCGAAATAGAAGCATTAAAACACGCTGCACCAATTCTTGTTTTAAATAAAATTGGTAAAGCAAAAGGCTTAGGCCGCAATGAATCTGATACGTTGAAGTTCCGTCGTATTATTCCATTAGCCCTAGCAACAACGCCTTTAACAGAGGGCGTTACACCTACTGGCACTGACTTTCGTTATGAAAACGTTAATGCTGTATTAAAGCAATACGGCGATTATATGCCTACAACCGACAAGGTATTGGACTTACACGACAACCCAGTCGGTAAGGACATGCTAATCGCAGCGTCAGAACAAGCAGCTCAGACTATTGAGCAGGTTACTTACGGCGTAGTTATTGCTGGCACTAACGTGGCGTTCGCTAATGGCGCAGCGCGTAACGCAGTAAATACATTTTTAACCAAGAGTCTGCAGCAGCGCGTTACCCGTACACTATATCGCAACAAAGGCAAGAAAATGCGTAGCATCTTGTCTGGCTCTACAAATATCGGCACTCAACCGATTGAAGCCGCTTACATTGCGTTAGCACATACTGACTGTGCGCCGTCTATTCGTGCAATGGAAGGTTTTGTGCCGGTAGCTAAGTACGGCACACGCCAAGCATTGTGTGACGAGGAATTAGGTTCGGTAGATGATGTTCGTTATATCCTAACGCCGTGGGCTGCTCCGTTTGCTGATGCAGGTGGCGCAAAAGGTACTGCAGGCGCAGTGGATGAAGCAATGTCAACCACAGGCACTAATGCTGACGTTTACCCTGTGCTTTTCTTTGCAGAAGAAGCCTTTGGTGTGGTTGCATTAAAGGGTACACCAGCTTACGGCGGTGCCATTAAGCCTACCGTTGTTCACCCTAAACCGACGTCTAGTGATCCATTAGGGCAGCGCGGCTCAGTGGGTTGGAAAACGTATTACGATGCGTTAATACTGAACGATTTATGGATGGTTCGCGCAGAAGTTGCGGCACCGCAAAACCCATAAGCTAGCTGTTTAACATGGCAAACCAAGGGCCGTAATTTGCGGCCCTTTTTTATTGTGAGAATAAACATGAAAAAGATTAATGCGTCTAGCACTAAACCAGAAATTACCGCTTATGTATCTGAAACATTTGGTGTTGAGCTTCCAGACTCTATGACTAAAGCAGAAATGTTTGAAGAAGCTAACAAGTTAATGAAAGAAAACGGCATTGCTACTTTTGATACTGACGCGCCAAGCAAGCCAGAGTCTAGCGCAAATGGCAAAGCCGAACGCTCAATTAAAGGTTATGTCATTCAAATTGAAAAGCCAGCCGATACCAGTTTTGAAGAATTTGTTTGCTGTGCCAATGGCCGTAATTACCAGGTTAAATACGGTGAGCCAGTTAAAGTGCCGCCAATTGTTGTTGAGCTATTAAAGCTGGCTGTAATAGATGTGCCAGATTACAAAACGCCGGACGGTAAGCTAGTACCAGCGCATAAAAAAAGCCGATTTGTGTGGGGCATTCGTGAAACTATTTACGCTGAGTAATTGATATGACATTCCTAGAGTTGTGCAATCGCGTGCGGCAAGAGTCCGGTGTTTCCGGCGGTGACTTGCTAACAGTGGTCAACCAACAAGCGATACTCGCTAAAATTGTTGAGTGGGTACGCCAAGCAGACATTGATATAAAAGGCTTACGCAGTGATTGGAATTACTTATGGCGCACGGCTAACACTTCTCTAGTTGTCGATCAGCGTTTATACAGCATGCCAGACCTAGCGTTGTTTGATGCTAATGAACTGCTATCTGTATCAATTAACAGTAACGAGCTAAGGCCGATGGATTGGCAAGAGTTTAAAGCACAAAAGTACCACACTGCACCAGATAAGCGGCAGCCTAGCGTTTACACTTTCAGGCCAGACGGTTTGCTGATGGTATTCCCTGTACCTGATGCGGCTTATGCCGTTGATGTTGAGTACAGCAAAACGGTTACACCAATGCTTGCCGATACTGATGTATCAGATATACCAACGCATTTGCACGACGCCATATTACAAAAAGCGCTGATGTACTACGCCAGCCATGAAGAAGATAACTCTTTGTACGGTGTAGCAAATACACGCTTTGAAGAATATATGACGAAGATGGCAAGCGAGTGTTTGCCTGCAATTAAATTTAACCGCAGCAGGTTATTCTAATGGCTAGCAATACTAGCGTGCCAGCTATTCCCTTAACGGGTGGCTTAAATTTAGCGGTTAACTCGCAACAAATAGCGCCAGGCGAATGTACCGAGCTAACCAATTATGAAGTAACAACCGTTGGCCGGTATCAGCGTACAGGGGGCTATGAGCGTTACGACGGCCAGCAGGCGCCATCTAGCGTATTGGCTGCAAGCTTGCCAGGCTTTCCCTTTGCTACGCCAGAGGAAACGATAGCAGCAGTTAAAGCCGAGCAAGCCGTAAAGCGCGGTTTGATACAGCCCGTGCCTGGTAGTGGTCCTGTGCTTGGCGTGCTGTTATTCAAGGGCGAGCGTTATGCGTTTAGAAACACAGCAGACGGTAGCGCAGCTAAGATGCACAAAGCAACAGGCACAGGCTGGCAAGAAGTTACCACACCAGCATTGCAGCCTAACGGCGTGTATGAATTTGTTGAAACTAACTTTACCGGCTCAGCAAGCACAATTGAAGTTGTTGGCGTAGACGGTAACAATCCAGCCTTTCGCTTTGACGGCACAACCTTTACGCAGATAACCAGCAGTATTACGCCAGATCAGCCTATTCATATTGAGGTGCTACCAAGCCAAGTATTGTTACTCGCGTTCCGTGGTGGCTCATTCTTGCATTCTGCAGTGGGTGATCCAGCCAAGTTTAGCGCAGTCGATGGCGGCGGTGAAATTGCAGTAGGCAGCGAGATAACCGGCATACAAGTACAGGCAGATGCAACGTGCGCGGTATTTACCCGCAACCGCACATTTATGCTTTATGGCAGCAGCGGCGGCACAAGTGGCGACTTTCAATTAAAAGCACTGGCATTGCAATCAGGTGCTATTGCAAAAACATTGCAAAGCATGGGTAGTGCGGTTTATTTAGACGACAGAGGTTTAACTCGGCTAGATAGAGTGCAAAGCTTTGGTGACTTTGATAGCGCCGCTATTAGCCAAAAAGTACAACCCTTGCTACTACTAAAAATACTTAGCGTTAACTGCAGCATGACACTGCGCAGCAAAAACCAATACCGATTGTTTTTTAGTGACAGCACAGTGTTAACTATGACGATGTACGGCAATGAAGTGCAAGGCTTTAGTGAGCTGCGCTATAACTTTATTGCTAACTGCACTTGCTCAGGCGAGGACAATAACGGCAAAGAGTTGTTCTTTGTTGGCGGTGTTGATGGCTATGTATACCAGCTAGACAAAGGAAGCAGCTTCGACGGTGACGCATATTCAAGCTCATTGCAAACCGGCTTTATGACACTAGGCCAGCCCGAATATAAAAAGCGGTGGCGCAAGTTAGTGATTGAAGCAGACAGCGTTACTCGCATTGATGCAACCTATCGCTGCTTTTATGATTTTGCAGATCCGAACATTCCACTTGGTAAAGTGATGCTTGGCTCAGGTAGTAAGTGGGACCTATCCGATTGGGATATTGCCACTTGGGGCGGCAGTTCAACGTCATGGTCAGACTTATACATTGATGGCGTAAGTAGAAGCATAGCGATAAACATTGCCAATACGTCTGATTACTACCCACCACACACACTTAGCCAACTTTACTTACACGCCAGCCCAAGAGGGCGCAGGAGATAAGCACTATGCCGTTTTCACCCTGGCAATTTACAGCGCCTTACATATCGTACACGCCTATTCTTGCGCCTGAAATGAACGGTAATTTAGGCGGTATAAGTGTTAGCTTAAAGTACGTTGCTGATGAATTAAATAACTTTATACCGCGACTACCGCCAAATTTCACGGGTAGCAATAAGCTGCCTGTATCGAGCTATCACAATACCCTGATAGGTATTAGTGGCGAGGGCGACTTAGAGTTAATAGATAAAGCAGCCTTTGGCTTGCTGTCTGGCCGCGACTTAACCATTGTTAAAACGCTAGATGCAGCCCTAAACATTGACGGTAACAGCCACGCGAATTTCTATTACTGCCAGCATGAAGATGCAGATCCTGAAGTGGTAACGGCGGTAACCGTTAATGAAGCCACAGCCACGGTAGAGGGAACACCAACATTTTCTTCTGGTACTGTTGTTTTTTTTACGCAAGTATCAGACACGCCACTGGTTTTTGTTGAAGCGCCTGGCGTTACCGTTATTACACCTGGCTTACTAAAAGCGTTCGGCAAAGGCAGCACGGTAGCGTTGGTGTCAATAGACTTAAATACATGGGTAATGGTAGGTGATGTTTATCCGGCTACGGTAGTGGTGCCTTAGCATGGCTTCTTCTAAGTACATGCAAGCTTTGCTAGGTGTACTGGCAAGCGGTAGGCGCAGGAAGCCTGTTTACATTCGGCAGCAGGCGTTGGTATCGCATCTTTATCCGTATTACATAGAGCCTGACCAGCTTAATATTACCAATGATGTGTTTGATATTGAGCTAACTCAAATTGCAAAATACCTAAATTCAAATGACTCCATTGGGATATTGAATGGGGTGTTTGATATTGAGTTGGTCAGTCAACGTAAAGACATTGACGACTTAACG
This window harbors:
- a CDS encoding N4-gp56 family major capsid protein: MANKYGDIPVAAGVKAEIEALKHAAPILVLNKIGKAKGLGRNESDTLKFRRIIPLALATTPLTEGVTPTGTDFRYENVNAVLKQYGDYMPTTDKVLDLHDNPVGKDMLIAASEQAAQTIEQVTYGVVIAGTNVAFANGAARNAVNTFLTKSLQQRVTRTLYRNKGKKMRSILSGSTNIGTQPIEAAYIALAHTDCAPSIRAMEGFVPVAKYGTRQALCDEELGSVDDVRYILTPWAAPFADAGGAKGTAGAVDEAMSTTGTNADVYPVLFFAEEAFGVVALKGTPAYGGAIKPTVVHPKPTSSDPLGQRGSVGWKTYYDALILNDLWMVRAEVAAPQNP